The DNA region GGACAAAACGCTTCACTAGATGCGTCAACTATTTCACTGGATTTACCTTTTAGTTCATTAGATACACTAACTACTTCAATAGATGCGCAAACTACTATAAACGATAAACCTCTTATTTCACTGAATGCACCAACTACTTTATCAGACGCAGTACTCCCATCAATGGATGCATCAACTACTTTATCAGACGCGGTACTTCCTTCAATAGATGCGCAAACTACTATAAACGATAAACCTCTCACTTCACTGGATGCACCAACTACTTTATCAGATGCGTTACTTCCTTTGATGGATACATCAACTACTTCATTGCATAGTTATACCGAAGTTGGACAGTTGTCTAGTGAAAATGTTAGCTCGGTAAATAAAAATTCTAAACTATTATCCAATTTTAGTGATGAACAGAAACCGGATTCTAACTTCTCGCAAATTCGTGTTGAAAAACTGAAACCGGATTTTAACCCCCCGCAAATTCGCGTTGAAGAACAGAAACCGGACTGTAACATCTCGCAAATTTgtagtgaaaaacaaaaaccGGGTTCTTATTTGTCGCAAATTTGTATTGAAGAGCAGGAACCGAGTTCTAATTTGTCGAAAATTCGTGTTGACAAACAGAAACCAGATTATAACCTCTCGCAAATTTGTGATGAAAAACAGAAACTGTATTGTAATCACTCGCAAGTTCTTGTTaaagaaaagaattttaattctaaCTTATTGCAAATTCGTGTTGAGGAACAAAAAACGGATTGTAACCTCTCGAATATTGGTATTGAAAAACAGAAACTGGGTTGTAACCTCTCGAACATTCGTATTGAAGAACAGAAAAGGGGTTGCAACCTGTTGCAAGTTAAAAAACCTAATTTTAATTCTaacttatcgcaaatttgtggtTTTGAAGAGCAAAAACCGGAAATTGCGACACCCAGCGTACATGTTCCAGATACACATTTTAAACCGAAAATATTTTCTACAAGCCCACACCCAGCTTTTTACAAAGACCATGAACTGACTGCTCCTCCCGCCGGTGCCCATCCGCTTCCTGATTCGAACTTTGTCAATGATAAATCCATAAAAGCAAGTCTTACTTCGAGTAAAGAtagcatttgttttttttacaataacgaCAAATATACAAGACCTTCAGGGGGTATACCAATTACTGAATCGTCTAAGATTAGTAAAACAGTCAAAAACATATTTACCTTTTCAGATGCGCAGCATGCTAATATGAACCGATCAGGTATTGTAAGTAAGGTAACCGACATAAACATGACAGGTGAGACAGTACGTTGTAATTTTTTGAAAGAATCCAAAGCAGATAAGGATTTAACAAATACTGTTTCTCAAACTCTCACTAAATCGAAGGCttttcaaaatggtagcctGAATAATGTTAATCAGCTTGACGGTGTTAAAACATATATGGACAACTGTTGTGAAAAATCTAGTGGTCATGAAGTATTGTGTAAATCACCACCATATCATACCAGTTGTGCAGAAAACCCATTTGCTTCAAAGCTAGATGAGGTTAAATCACcagtaaataatataaataaagacGAAATATATCAGGATTTCTCATCGTCCAGAGTTGCtgtgaaaaagagaaaaaagagaaaaattctTAGTGGGAAAAGCTCCCCAGGAGTAGGACAAAGTCTTTACGATGTGGAAGGTTCACCTAGCTACAGCTTAAGATCAGTAAGTAAAATCTTGGAAGAATTCCAAAAATCACCGGCTGGAAATTTAAGATCAAGCCAAAGTGAAACCTGCGAGAGGAGAAAAAAGAGTTTAAAGGAATATTATTCCGCTGCAAACAGGTTAAAAAGTGCCAGTAATACACCGGTACGCAATAATGCACCGGTAAGTAATGATGCACGTGCCGGTAGAAAACTGAAACGAATTCTTGAAGATGAAACAGAAAAGTCGTATAGTACGAAAATATATGAATCTTGTTACGTGAAAAATAATAGCGGACCAACCACCACAAATACATTAGATGGTTGGCTTACGAAGAAAAACGAAAACTTAAATGTGGGTTGCCCTATTGCACGGGATTCTGTTCTAACTGAACATTCCCCCGACGTGATTATGAGCACTCCTTCGGTTATGAGAAAACGTTCTATTATGTCATTGGCTATCAAGAGCGAACCAATCAGCGAAGACGAATTTGTTGCAGAGTCATGAAGTTTGCTTCTACCGCAATTACCTTACGGGAACTCGTTTTCGCgtgtggaaaaaaaataaacctcGGGAAATTATTTTCGCAAATTGAACATATTTTTCGCAGGAATTAATTTTTTCGATTGTTTGGTTTGGAACATTTATTTTACCGATCTGGTGGAAATCTCGAAATTCGTagctttttaattatatttctaacaaaaaatgacttttttaaaagcTGTGGTATTTGGTATGCAGcaatataaattataaattttcgTAAATTGTTTCTATCAAAAAGATTTAgcgagaatttatttttgcgaatcaaTTGCTCTGAAATATTTCACAGTAATTAGGCGCAGTGGTCGGAAAAACGCAACATTTGTGAACTAATCCCGCAAAAATTAGTTCCCTCGAGGTATGTTATTGCTTGCGCGGCTATGTCAGGTTGTCTAGCAGACTCGGACAAACTCTGACAAATCGAAAATTTCCTAATTTGAGATTAAATTTTGTCATGATCCTGTTTGCCAAAACTGTTGGAAACTGTTGgactattttaattttaagccaaaaccttttttaagaccttgaaaattaaacaaaatcccTTAAAAATCACAATATTGCTTGATAAATGACTCTGAATTTGATAAATGAATTCGCTAGACTAGAGACACCCTGTATATgttgattttgaatttttagaAGTTTTACGAAGAAAGTAAACCGGAGCATTCTTTCTGCTTATGAGAACCTTCAAACTACAGTTTGGCACTCTGTTAATTCTACTCTTGTTTGATTGTTATAAATATCTTATTTCTTCTTCTTACATTTTGTTCTGTCTTATGGGACTAAAATTTTGTCCTGTTTATATGATATTAAAACCTACCGAAAGCTTTCTTCAAGGCGGTGTGTCCGCTTATCACTTTATCTCGAAGGCCTCTCTATATGGGATATTTTGAGCTTGCGAAAGCTGTGCAAACCGAGGACCAAGTTTTACATGCTCAAtgtgtatatattttaattgagtttaactttttgtcagAGTTTATTTTAATTCGATCCGAGATCAAAAGCGGTGACTGATTGTGGCCTAACACACCATATTAGTAGTTTGTTAAACCTCCTTGGTTtgttttactattttttgtatAACAGAAAATTTGATGTCACTTTGGTGTATAAATATAgtatttatgaaatataattattttacaaTCGTTTTTAAGAGGATCATTTATTACGGATTTTCCGAATCCACAAGTGTTCGCCTGCTGCTACTTGAGGCTGCCATCTTTGGCTTACAAAAGGAAAGTTGGATATTATTTACACTATTAGCTTGTGATCCAGCGTTGAATGCCAAGCTTTAGTACAAGTAAACTATGCAACGCATTCAGTTGGAGCGTCTAGTACAGGTTGTTCCACGCCACACATCTAttgaaatatattgaaaaaggGCTCTCCCGCAACAGGgttaaaaaaccaaaatttgcgATATTTTCTGTTTTGTAGAATAAGTTctgaaagagctctggggatgaGAACAAAATAACAGCAAAAAAGGTACCTGTTATTTTCTAGTTTGAGGAGCAAGTTctcttaaaagtttaaaaaatttaaagacccCTGGGGAAGAGGTTGATTTATATGTTCCTAAGCAACTCCACCTGACCGTGCCTCTCAGGACTTAATAAAATACACATCCCAGCTTTCCGATTGACTCGTTTGACCACTCGTTAAAATACTGGCGAAGAATGTTGCGAGACGGCGTTTTGTTCTTCTGGACGCCGGTGTACAAAACGTGTACCTACGGATCGCGTTTTTACACCGTTATAAATTTTGCGTTATAAACAAACATGACGACTGCGTAGACTAacttagcccgtggaaaaatcgacGGGATTCGCCTGTTTTTATGTTCTTCATTCGGGCATCTTTACCATGTTCGCGCGTGTCGTGTAGCACCACTTGACATAAACTTTTCACgtgaaaaaatattagaaaattgtTCAGATcacgttttttaaaagttttttaaagctgtctttTCTTGTCTTCCAACAATACCCCGACCACAATAATGAAACTGGGAATTTTTAAGCCATTCCAGAAAGTTGGCAGATGCATAAGTTACGGAAACATCGTTTGAAATTGTTGGTCGCAATTTTTGAGCCGTCTTTTTTGCGGAATTATTCACCCCAGTACCCTCGAAAACACTGAAATTTGAGAGACGTGGGAGTCGACGTCAGTTATAAATTTCCactgttttcaagttatttaacCTCAGTTAAATTTGTAACGTATTAGCTTCGATAACCCCGTAATCTAATATTATCTGGCATTGACGTCCATCTGGTCTATTGACGTGATTGCGTAAAACCAAATAAACTCTCTATGTAAATTCGCACGCATTCACACGGAACAAGCCTTATAACACATACACACGGAACAGGCGTATTATAGTTGATTAGACTAGTTAAATAGCcccttgtaaaaaaaacatttttcgaaaaaaaatttatgacgTCACTAATAACTCCGTTCTGCATGCCGCAAAGAACTTTTTTCGAGAAATTAATTGACCATTGCAACTAATGTGCAAAACTACTGTTGCTTTAGTGAGCGGGAAGATATCAGGGTTTAAAATGGAGGTGTAAGATAACTGCATAGTATGTAGAATATTTTATCTGTAATTTTGATATGTTGTGCTTTTTtcggcaaaagaaaaaaaattagggaatttttctaatttagttttttttctaatttagattttttttgctCATAAATAATCTCGTTTGACTAATTAATATTTCaacgacaaaatcaaatgtGACTCCTAGTCAGTTTCAGTTCCGGAAAGTCCTTCTCTGGAGTCGTGGAATTTGTTTCTTTCCGcttttgtaataataataataataataaatatttaaagtggctagcccagaaaatcacaaaaacctatagttagtagattgtttccactgggggccactagaacaaaaaagaaacaaaaaatggtaaaccttagactgcctcagctcaatcaaacatagtaacatttataatctgtgaaaattgaaaagaaaaagaataaaaaacaaaaattaaaaagttaaaaagtgatctccattagaatttgccaaatacattagagatggaagtcttaaacgaaagcagacttccatcacaggtcacttggtctggaagattattccacacttttgcagctctaaatgggaggcttttttgccaaattccgtgttgaccaagggaagtgtgaacctgatttttgaagctcctcttgtttgatgattatgacagttttttgtcaaaaggaattttgagcgcatgtaatcaggagcaatgtaattcatggctttgaaaactaatatggcatcgtttttgatgagtaaattattcattgaatattccctctctttcccaagaaaggtacggacacattttaatcgtttttctagttttcccaatctaccttgggtggcacaagcccatgccgaggagcagtagttgaaatatggcatgacaagtgcattaattaaaaggttttttgtgtgaggtgttaaacaggatgcaatggttctaattttagaatatttaattagtatttttctatttatgtcattaatgtgcttttcccattgcattttttgatcaaatgttaccccaagatatttaactttttcgctcctcttcaaaggaatacccatatagttaatagttttgttctcaactttttttaactggctgtggttgccgaaaaagattgtttcagttttgtccgtattaatagtcattttgttattattcagccagaggtcgacttgcgaaagttctaactcgacctgggagacaagggtattcaagtttttttgagacgaaataattattgtatcatctgcatatagatggtggtagtttgaattgatgacagattttaagtcatcaatatacaaaagaaagagcaggggccccaacacagatccctgcggcaccccaaaagcgtcttcatgaagcagatctgatactgtgtcgtttacaagaggcagctgcattcggcccgttaagtaggactcgaaccagtcaaaggcagcatctctgatgttttttaacaaaattttatgatcaacagtgtcaaaagcttttttaagatcaatgagcacagcacaaacaaagttatgttggtcgagctcagtaagaataaaatcagagacatcgactactgcagtttctgtggaagagttttcgaaatccggactgtctgttattcaggaagttgtgctcagaaataaaatgagacatttgctcatgcactaacttttcaaaaattttcataggaattagcaaaatggagataggccgataattagtaggatctgttttattgccaattttaaaaataggcgagacccttttagtcttccaacatttaggtacataaccagtaaataaagatttgttgaaaagacttaataaataaatacttaaaactgacgaacctgcttttagcagtcgtgaaccaatttcgtccaagcctgtagctttattaagttttagtgaactaattattttttcgacacttttggtctttTGTTGTTATGCATTTCATCTAAAGGTGTAGACAGTAGCTGTCTCTTGTAAGCGCGAGATTATAAATTTATGCAGTTTTTTGTAATAGAATTCAACTCCAAATTTTAGGACATTTAGGATATTGAGAATTTTTAGGAATATTATTTAGGAATTTTAAGATATTGCACATAAAACAAGCTTGAAACGAACCCACGTTGTTTATGTGAGTCACATGTAGTCGTGCGTCATTCGTATGTGACTCGCATGTCATTCGTAGGTGATTTGCATGTCATTCATATGTGACTCGCATGTCATTCATATGTGACTCGCATGTCATTCGCATGTGACTCGTACGTATTATCCTTCAGTCGTGTGCTAATTCGTATGTAACTTTCGATAAAAGCAAAGTGGTTACTCTTTCCATCTTTCCAACCTCGAACAAAATTCGAAATTAACAAAGCAGAATAAACGACAATAAAAACTGCagattaaaatctaaaaaaaaaaattaataactgaAGAAAATCAATTAATAACCTAATAATTAGTATATTTCAGCTCGCCCAGTGGACTATAAAATTATTGATTGCTTTACAAAATAAATAGAAGCAGCTGTATCAAACCATTTGCGAATAGTAATTTTCCAGCTGCGTTTAATAGAGTGGAAATAAAGATGTTAATAGGGATGTGCTGTGGTTATTGTAGTAAAATATTTCTCTCCCAGGATAAGTTTTGCACAATATGATTATGAACAATGGACTATTCCATTTAAGGATATAACTTGGGAAATAATTCTTTTGTCCTACAGCTTGATATAATAAACAATAAGGGAAGAATGAGATAAATTCATTTCATTTATaggaacaaacaaataaaaaaaattgtttacaaaaaaacaaaaaaaacgatTTTAACATTTAATAAAATCCATATTTATATTCTAAAAATATacgcaaaaaatatttatatatcaaaacatgaaaaatttaACTTATATTTAGCGTTATAtagatatatgtatatatattatatactttttaaaaaaattaatttataagaacaataataaacttttaactgcaacaaatttgtaaatatatatacatgtatGTTTCTCTCTGAAcagttatttataaaaattagaagaaaaaatatttttttaagtttctttctaatattacattaaaaatattttaatcctTTATAATTCATGTTACTGCAGCACCACAGCCAGCCCGTGCAAAGTTCATATTAGCCACTTCTTTCCATTCATCAGCATCAACATCATATACTTCAACTTTATTTAATCGACTGAAACCATCGAACCCACcaacaacaaatattttattCCTTAAAATACCAATACCTGACCAGGCTCTTGGTGAAATCATTGAAGAAATCGATACCCACTGCATTGTTGATGGATTGTACCGCTCACAAACATTAAAGTAATGATCACTTCCACGATTCCGACCACCAATTGCATAGATATAATTGTCAAGTGAGACCAAACTAAGTCCTGAGCGAGCTTTTTCAAGCTCTGCTACAAATGTCCACTCGTCTTTTTCTGGACAATAACATTCAACTGATGCTCTATCACAGTGAACAGTACGATCATACCCTCCAGCAATGTATATAcatcctaaaaaaaaattagtaatttttttaacaaaaacaattattattattttggcaTGTTTTACCAAAAGGTTTACTTAACATCTTAGTAAAAACATTCATGCCACAAAAAAGAAATACTAAGTATGTATATATTTGAAATATTGTAATCTaaaatctttgaaaaaaaatatttgtaagtcaaaaaattaaaccCGCATGGTTTGAATGAATTCAAAAAGTGGATtcatgttataaaaaaaagataatctAAATAAAACCTTTACACACATAAATGTTGTCATCACATACTTATAtgcaaagtgaaaaaaatagagacaataCCATCATGTTCTGTAACACCAGCACCCGCCCTTCGTTTTTTCATTGGTTTTAATCTTTTCCAACAATTTTTCTTACGTGAATATCTTTCAACAATATTATAACTAGAGTTACGATCTTCCCCTCCCAGTGCATATAATTTTCCATTGCAAACTACAACAGATACAAAAGATCTGGGAGTGCTTAGATCAGCTATGGGAAACCAATGTTGTAAGATTGGATTATAGCATTCAACATAAGGTAAATACAAGGTGTTGTCATGTGGTTCATTGACTGCACGTTCACCAGCAATAGCATATAAGCACCCATTCATGGTTGCTGCTGCAACAGCTGTACGTGCAATATTCATACTTTTCTCTATGTGCCAACAATCTTGGAAGATGTCGTATCTTTCAACAGAG from Hydractinia symbiolongicarpus strain clone_291-10 chromosome 6, HSymV2.1, whole genome shotgun sequence includes:
- the LOC130647609 gene encoding uncharacterized protein LOC130647609, with amino-acid sequence MGRKRKIKKLPEPVLTSATECCFCHRMEDSELGVFFQNEEACIAAHQFCLLFSSGLAQNGEDNEGFDGFLLKDIKKEVQRASKITCKFCKSNGASSGCNVKTCRLTYHYLCGKKEGSQFVFFDTFNTYCKLHRDNQDMTYLATQSTSCPLCLEDITFENKSSVLKMPCCINMFIHRTCIQYQAMSSGYFFKCPTCNNEESFQKEMARFGIYIPQRDASWEENNAFAELLEQYDQCDWPTCECPDGRTYSDDGNWDLLRCYHCGQSAVHKKCLGDRIIPVFEYVCPDCNNVIGTASTTTVVITPERVDERLREHKKRLAELTARDDPVLLSSPVFASPIFRKKYDVKPSWVVVQPLPPIVLRSLNVMRKISMRRYNLIIGNCALLNRSQALGIRAPPPVPCLVAKNDPVKIHNPTPVIKKTKRNVPKNKLDLLYPSIAAVHYTQSQENERAELFPSASVDVENNNFFENKKLSSENSFVTHASHSVAESVSTEVSSTRTSVKMFISPSYNSGPAETTKPNIGVITDTVSPSNTSPVTGVTSPSNSSPVSRSFISIFSPLSRTASKIIACISPSLKRKHSNDESVLKSESIQIISDDTKKTKFDFFNNSDISDGIKRTEYKLFDHSETETSMLKNNNFVFSTSTEENARKSSLLHTGVVSADDICHSSIKDNNFPVSAKKDKFTKKLTSVKKPRTSIHNKGKLHVKFKFKQKKDDFLSSHGQNASLDASTISLDLPFSSLDTLTTSIDAQTTINDKPLISLNAPTTLSDAVLPSMDASTTLSDAVLPSIDAQTTINDKPLTSLDAPTTLSDALLPLMDTSTTSLHSYTEVGQLSSENVSSVNKNSKLLSNFSDEQKPDSNFSQIRVEKLKPDFNPPQIRVEEQKPDCNISQICSEKQKPGSYLSQICIEEQEPSSNLSKIRVDKQKPDYNLSQICDEKQKLYCNHSQVLVKEKNFNSNLLQIRVEEQKTDCNLSNIGIEKQKLGCNLSNIRIEEQKRGCNLLQVKKPNFNSNLSQICGFEEQKPEIATPSVHVPDTHFKPKIFSTSPHPAFYKDHELTAPPAGAHPLPDSNFVNDKSIKASLTSSKDSICFFYNNDKYTRPSGGIPITESSKISKTVKNIFTFSDAQHANMNRSGIVSKVTDINMTGETVRCNFLKESKADKDLTNTVSQTLTKSKAFQNGSLNNVNQLDGVKTYMDNCCEKSSGHEVLCKSPPYHTSCAENPFASKLDEVKSPVNNINKDEIYQDFSSSRVAVKKRKKRKILSGKSSPGVGQSLYDVEGSPSYSLRSVSKILEEFQKSPAGNLRSSQSETCERRKKSLKEYYSAANRLKSASNTPVRNNAPVSNDARAGRKLKRILEDETEKSYSTKIYESCYVKNNSGPTTTNTLDGWLTKKNENLNVGCPIARDSVLTEHSPDVIMSTPSVMRKRSIMSLAIKSEPISEDEFVAES